Part of the Paenibacillus kyungheensis genome, GACGGTATCCGGTGTACACAGAAAAATGTTGCCCCCGATTTTTGAAATACTGCCTCCAAGTGCATAGACGGTACCGCTCATAAAATCAATAATACGTGTCGCTTGATCGATACGAACACGCTGTAAATTGACGATAACCGATCGGTGAGATCGCAAATGGTCTGCAATATCTTGAGCCTCATCATAACTGCGCGGCTCATTCAAAATCACTTTTACATTTTTCTGAGAATGAATACTAACTACATTGCTGGCTCTATTGTTCTTACGTAATTCTGTGCCAGAGGTTTCACGAGGTTCTTCATCATCATCCATAATCTGTTCGCGCTCAACAATTTCCTCTTCTTCTTGAAGCCCTAAGAAGTTCATAAAGCGATTCATTACTCCCATCGTTAATCCTCCTCTTTCCCTACTAATATGGAACCCAGTCGCACTAGTGTAGCGCCTTCTTCTATAGCAATCTCAAAATCACCCGACATGCCCATAGATAAATGCGTTAGTGGATTTTTAGTTAATCCACGCTTATTGATATCATCTTTTAATTCACGAAGTCCTCTAAAAACAGGACGTGTCATTTCTGCATCATCAACTTCTGGAGCCATCGTCATCAAACCTACTACTTCTAGATTTGAGAACGAAGCAATACTTTCAAAAAACGAATTCACTTGCTCAGGTGGCAAACCATATTTGGATTCTTCACCAGAGATATTAACTTGTACTAATACTTTAACACGAATATCCATAGAACTTGCTTTTTTTTGTATTTCTTTTGCTAGTGATAAGCGATCTAAGGAATGAATATATTCAAATTTGCCAATTACATCTTTTACTTTATTGGTTTGTAAGTGACCGATAAAATGCCACACTCCACGTTCGTGTAATTGATTCCATTTATCTTCAGCATTTTGCCAGCGATTTTCTCCTAGATGTAATAGCCCTGCATCTAGTACCTCCGCTGTTTTGGCAACAGAAACATATTTGGTTACAGCTACAAGCTGAATGTCTTCACGCTTGCGTCCGCTTCGTTCACAGACTTCATGAATTCGTTGTTCGACTTGCTCTATTCGTTCTTGTAATCCCAACTGTATTTCACTCCGTTTCTATACCTATCCAACTCGCCATTCTGCCGGTTGTTCCTCCGTCAGCTCGATACGAGAAAAAAAGATCGTGGTTACGGTAAGTACACCAATTACTCATTTCGATATGGTCAGCAGGAATTCCTGCAAAAATCATGAATTGTCGATTTAATTGTTTGAGGTCTAGCCAAGTTTTACCATTATCACCCGGACGGGCATAAAGAGGTTGTTCACCATTACCCATTAACTTGCTTTTCCAAACGTTTACGGCATCCATCACTTTATCATCGACTTCATAACTTTCGCCACCGATAGA contains:
- a CDS encoding cell division protein SepF; the protein is MGVMNRFMNFLGLQEEEEIVEREQIMDDDEEPRETSGTELRKNNRASNVVSIHSQKNVKVILNEPRSYDEAQDIADHLRSHRSVIVNLQRVRIDQATRIIDFMSGTVYALGGSISKIGGNIFLCTPDTVEIEGTIAEILGEDYEYNKMR
- a CDS encoding YggS family pyridoxal phosphate-dependent enzyme, whose translation is MGLQERIEQVEQRIHEVCERSGRKREDIQLVAVTKYVSVAKTAEVLDAGLLHLGENRWQNAEDKWNQLHERGVWHFIGHLQTNKVKDVIGKFEYIHSLDRLSLAKEIQKKASSMDIRVKVLVQVNISGEESKYGLPPEQVNSFFESIASFSNLEVVGLMTMAPEVDDAEMTRPVFRGLRELKDDINKRGLTKNPLTHLSMGMSGDFEIAIEEGATLVRLGSILVGKEED